In Elusimicrobiaceae bacterium, the genomic stretch TTTCTACTTCTATTGCACTTGCGTATCAAAATGAGATTGTGCTTGGCGGTGTATATGATGCCAGCATGGATGAACTGTTTTTAGCTCGTAAAGGCCGCGGCGCTACGTTAAACGGCAAAAAAATACGGGTTTCTTCCGTCAAAAAAGTAGAGCGTTCGCTACTGGTCACCGGTTTTCCGTATGGAAAAGAAAAACGTATCCAAGAGCTGTTAAAACCTTTCGAAAATTTTCTTTTATCCTGCCATGATGTGCGCCGTTTAGGATCTGCCGCGCTGGATTTATGTTGGGTGGCGTCCGGACGATTTGACGGATATTGGGAAGATTCCTTAAATCCTTGGGACGTTTCAGCCGGAAAATTGATTTTGGAGGAAGCCGGCGGAAAAGTAACCCTTTACAACGGCCGTCCGTGGAAACAAGTGGAACAATTTGGACAACAACTTTTAGCCAGCAACGGACTGATTCACCGGCAAATGTGTGCTATAATAAAAAAGAGCACATCCCGTTAAACATTTTTGAGTGAGGCAACTATGTCTATCAGCGTGGTAAAACAATATAGCGTCTTTTTAATTAATGAGCCCGGTTCCTTAAAAAATTTTACTCAATTATTTTCTCACGAAAACGTCAACATCTTAGGCATTTCTTCTGACGTGCGTTTTGATGCGGCAGTAGTGCGGGTGGCCGTTAAATACAATGACGAAATCGGACACGCTTTAACCAAAGCAGGATTTACGAATGTAAAAGTCAATGCAATTTGCGTAGACACTCCGGAACGATTGGGCGTTATACGCGATATTAGCGATGTGTTACAAAAACAAAATTTGAACATCACCTCCATTTACGGAGCAGGCACACACAACGGACGCGCCCGGTTTATTATCGTGGTCAACAATATCACACAAGCCTTATCTGCCTTAGAAAGTTCCGGTTTATTTTGAGCGCTGTTTTGTGTGAAAAAGATTTTGCGGTTTGTACTAAAATTGAAGGAAATTACTGTTTGCAAGGAGATGTTTTATGAGCCAAATTCCTACGCCTCATATTAATGCCAAAGCCAATGATTTTGCAGAAACTATTTTGTTACCCGGAGACCCGTTGCGGGCCAAATTTATCGCGGAAAATTTTCTGGAAAATGCCAAACAAGTCACTTCTGTACGTAATGTACTGGGATTTACCGGCACCTATCAAGGTAAACCCATTTCCGTCATGGGAACAGGCATGGGATGCGCCTCTATGGGAATCTATTCCTACGAACTCATGCATTTTTATGGTTGCAAAAATTTAATCCGCATCGGCACTGCGGGCGCCTTAACACCCAAACTCAATGTCGGAGATATTGTACTGGCACAGGGAGCCTGCACCAATTCCAATTATGTAAAACGGTTTGGCCTGCCCGGCGATTATGCTTGTATAGCCAGTTATACTTTGCTGCGAAAGGCCGCCGATACCGCTGAAAAATTAGGGCTTCCCTATGCGGTAGGCAATGTAGTGACCTCTGACATGTTTTACGCCCCGCAAAAAGTAGCTCCTGCCGGTATGACGTGGGCGGATATGGGCGTATTGGCTGTGGAAATGGAAACGGCCGCGCTATATGCCAATGCCGCAGCAGCCGGGGCCAATGCACTTACCATTCTGACCATTTCCGATTCGGAATTTTCCGGCCATATTACCACGGCCGAAGAACGCCAAAACAGTTTTACCAATATGATGAAACTGGCCTTACAGCTGGCATAAAAAAGAATTTGCAAAATTGGACCAGTCTTTTTCATAAATGAAGGAACTCCGAGCATAGACTCGGAGTTCCTATTTTTGTAGTTCAACTTTTTAACAAGGTTTTTCAGTATTTATATCAAAGCAACTAAAACCTTCCTGCTTTAGTACTTTGCATATAGCTAATCCTGCCGTAGATTTAGCGGCACATTCATGATAGGTCCATTTAGAAGTAACTAGGTTGCCATGAACGGTTACGTAAAGAGTATTGTCATTTTTGCGTACCCAGATATGACTGGCATCAGCATCTGGTTCACACACCACAACGGAAGGACTATATCCTTTATTTTTCAAAGAAGCCATCGGCAATTCCACACTTAGTCCGCTTGCATCCTCATCAAAGTCATGACAACCCTCTGTTGGCACTCCATTTTCTAATACATATAATGCTAAAGCTTGTTTAGCATCCCGGATAAACAATAGTATTTCTGCCGCTCGTGCCTTGGCTACTGCTTTTTCATATTGCGGCAAAGCAATGGCTGATAAAATACCGATAATTAACACTACTACCAACAACTCAATAAGCGTAAACGCTCTGTTATTTTTTAACAACATAACAACCTCCTTTATTAATTTCTTAAATGCTACAAAAAAAAAACGGTGTCAAGTGTTTTGTGCAATACTTTTTCTTTCCGAAGAAAAAGTACACAAAAAGACGGTCGGCCAAGAAGCAAAAAAGAATCTGCAAACGGCTGTTTGATAAACTCGCTTTGCTCACACATATCAAACAGACTACCCCGTTTGCAGACTATTTTTTACTACGCTTCAAGGCCGATTTATAACAGCAACATGCGATATAGGTTGGGGGGCACCCTGACACAATCCACAATATCTCATGCTTCTGTCGGGCCAAGCCAGAACTATAAAAACTAAAAAAGAATTACAAATCCCCCTCGCACAACGAGGGGGATATTTATTTAGCAAGAACTCTCATTTGGGCAACGACAAAAACGGCGCGCGGTCCGGTTTTTGTTGGGTAGGCACCATCTCTATTTCTTCTACTAAAATAGAGGGCGTAATCACGGATACATTGCCCAAATTGACTGATTGTGCATCTGTTCCGGCCGCTGCGATATCACGCAAACTACGAGCGGTTAACCCGTCCAATTTGATGCCATATACAGCTTCTTTATGTCCGTCTGCCGTATAAATTCGTTCCGCTAGTACATAGGGGAAAGAATGGAAAATATAGCCATATTCTAGCCCCAACTCTCGGCAACGCTGCAATAATTTTTCTTCTAATAGTTTTGGGGACACGGCGCTCATTGGCTCAAAAAACACGTTCGTCACATCCGCACGCGGATAGGCACTTACAGAACGAGCATGCCCGTTACTGCGGCTTTGATCTTTAATTAAACTACGCATGGTAGGCAACATTTGCAACTTGCCATTTTCTACCAAATGTAATTCTTGGGCTTGTACGCCCTCCGCATCCACAGGCATAAATCCTGACAAAGGGAAATCTTGATACTGACGTGCTTGCGGGCGGTCAAAGACCTCAAACATCGGGCTCATCACGCGCATACCCACCTTGTCTTTGAACAGTCCGGCACTGGCATCGGTTTCACTGCGTGCGGAGAGTAATGGTTTGCTGTTACGGATATTTTTGATGAATAATTGTTGAAAAAATCCGGCAGCTGCCTCCGGCATAAACAGCACAGGACCGATATAAGGTTCCGCTTTCTTGGCTGTACGCTGTTGCGCTATCTGTTGTAAAAATTCCGTTGCTTTGGCACGGATGAATTCCTCTGCTTTATTAATGTCTACCGGTAGAGGATAGTTAGCTTGTAAATTTCGTTTATAGCCGTCTGTATTACGGAAGCTAGCTACTAAAATCACCTCATTAGTGGGAACTTGTATCTGGTAAAAATTTCCTTCACTATCTAGGAAATAGCGTGCGATTTGCCCCAATCGCACGGACACTTCATACTGTTCCAAATAATTCCGTTTTTTCCCTTCGGCAGATAATTCTTGCACCAAGGCTTCAAAAGGCGCCGCCGGATAAGGTTCAAACGGCCGAATCTCTTCCACATAAGAGGCGTGCGGAGCCGTTGAAAAATCGTTTGGTTCTTCGCCCAAGTTTTTACGTCTTCTGTAGGCCTCTTTCTTTTCGGCTAAATTGGAGGCTTTGATATATTCCAAATCAGTCAATTGCCATAAATTTTGGCGTAGGGCTTCTTCGCTATCTCCGCCCCGGCCGGAAAGCACCGTATAAGGATAACGATCATCCACAAATCCCGAACTATTATGTTTTTGATCTCCCGCATACATATAAACAGCCATCCCTACACCGGAAATAGGGTTCTGCCCCGAGGTTTTGTACAATTGCCCCATATCCGCCGAAAAGTTTTGTCCTTCTTGGTGAGCCACTCGATAGACAATGTAAAGAGGTTTTGCGCTTCCCTTTACGTGCAGATGCTTTTTTGTGCGATTCATCTCTGCCTGCATCGCACGGAAATATATATTATCAGGCAACTGCGTAGCGCTCACGCTCTGCACCAATAAACATAAGAAAAAAATTCCAAGCCACTTTTTCATTTATTTGCCCTCCTTTTTAAGCAATGGGGAAGGCAATACCGGCGGTTTGAAATCCCCTTTTTGTGTTTTTTCCATTTCCATTGACTGGAGTAGCAAGCTGGGCGCAATGTTCGTTTGAGGCACCCAACCACTTTCTGCCCCGCAACTGCCGTCAAAAACTGTATCATCATCCCCCACTGCCAACACTTTGTTGAAACTGACTAACGGGGTGCCCACTACATCAAGTCCTCGCACCAGTTCTCGGCGGCCGTCCGGATATACACGCCATAGCAGCTTGGCCTGTAATTTAAAACTTTGCGGCATAGAAGTACCCGTAAAAGTAAAACCACCACCCAAATCCTCCACAATAAATCCATAAGGTTTGCCTTGGCGTTTAATCTCTTCAAGCAATTGTTGTTCCAACTGTTCATACGGTACGGTTTGAGAAGCTGTGGTGCGCATAATGCCCATACGTGCCACCGCGCGACGCCCCGTTTCCCGACGGCCATGTCCATTGGATAAGGCAAAGCCATTAATAGGGCTGCTGGACATTAAAAAGTTCTTGAGTACTCCGTTTTCAATCAAAGTAACCGGACGCGCCTGCACGCCTTCATCATCATACAAGTAGTGTCCGCGCAGGGCGGTTCCGTTAAATTGTGTTAGCGTAGGATCATCCACAATCGTTAGTAAAGAGGAAACAACCGGTTGTCCCACTTTGCCTGTAAAGGTTTGTCCCTCCGAATCATCTTTTTGCCGATGACCTTCCAGTCGATGCCCCAATACCTCATGTACAAACACCGCTGCGGCTTTCCCTTTTAAGATAGTAGGGGCGTTCAGCGGTTCTCCTTCCGGGGCCGAAGTTAAGTCTGCAAGTTCCTGTAAAGATTGTTGTACATCTGCGGTCAATTGTTCGACGGAAGGAAGCTCCTCTTGTGAGAATACATTATAATCCTTAAATCGTTCTACCGTCATTCCATCAGCTGTTCGGTTGGATATACGATACATCAAACGCAACCGAGCGTATGGCGTTTTCAAGCGGGTCCCGCGGCTATCTACAAAATAACGGTGTCCTTGCGTAATACCGAATGAAAAAGAGCTGTCCAGTACATATTCCTTTCCAATGACTAATTTGGAAGCCTCTACTAATAAGTCTTTGATTTTTTCGATATCTACGGTTTGCAAATCCTGCTGATAACAAGCCGTTTGTTTGGGTGGGAACACAAAATCATCCGATTGATCTTTTGTTTCCGACATGGTGCGCACATTGGCTGTCACACGGCTATAATTTGCTTGTGCTTGTTCGACCGCTTTTTGCGTGGCTCGCCACCAAGCCAGCTTAAAAGATTTCGGATTTTCAATAGAAATCTGCGCCGCACTTTCTACTCCTGCCAAAGAAGTGTCTTGCCCTTCCCCTTTCAAGGCATGTGTATCATCTAATTGCAAACTGCCGGCACGGGCTTGTACTTCTGCATTGGACGTATAGGTATGATACTGTTGGATTACTCCGCCCAGTTCCACCGAAATGCCTTCATTTTCACCTTCCTGATAGGTATAAGATAAATAGTAAATAGGCGGCTTCTGTTTTTTCAAAACCGCAAAACTGCGCTTTAACTCCTGCTCCATGAACCGAAGCGGTACTTCTTGTTTAACATCACATACTGCCGGTGCGGCCCAACTTGCCACGGCATAACATATACATCCTAAAATTAACCATTTTTTCATAATCGCTTCCCACAATAAGATAGTGTTATTGTAGCAAAAACAGTCTTCCAAACAACTAAATATCCTTGTTGAGTTTGTGAAAGTAGTCCAAAATTTGATATGATAAAGCATAGTTTTATGCCGAGGTAGCTCAATTGGCAGAGCAACGGTTTTGTAAACCGTAGGTTGTGGGTTCGATTCCCATCCTCGGCTTTTTTCTTCGGATTTTGCGTGATTTCGTTGTTCCTCACTCGCTCGGATACCTCGGGTTCCACCCTTTTACAGTATACACTCGCTCGTTCGTGCCTAGAAATCTCAGCAAACTCCTGTGAAAAACTTACTCTTTAGCGTTCTTACATCCTCGGCTTTTTTCTTCGGATTTTGCGTGATTTCGTTGTTCCTCACTCGCTCGGATACCTCTTTTCTAACGGTCATTTGTTTTAACATAGAACCTCCAAAAACGACAATACTTTGAAAGGGCTATCGCATATTTGATAAACTCACTTTATGATGGCTTTATTCATTATTGTATTGATGCTGATACTCAATGCGTTGCTGGCTGCTTATGAAATGGCGCTAGCATCCATCGCGCGCACGCAATTGTCTATTTCCGTGCAGGAGAAAAAGAAAGGAGCTGAAAGTGCGCTCTATATGAAAGACCATATAGAAGGCAGTTTGGCTACCATTCAAATCGGCATCTCGTTGGTAGGCGCAATTGCCGCTGCCGTAGGCGGAGCAGATGCAGACAAAATCTTTACCCCTTGGCTACAAAACACGTTACACTTGCATCATCACCTGGCTCACATTGTATCTGTGATATTGGTAGTATTACCCTTAAGTTTTGTCACGATTGTGTTTGCAGAACTGACCCCCACAACTTTTGCGCTGAAAAACAAAGAATGGGTGGTTTTGTCCCTTTCTCCGTATATGCGTTACCTGTATAATTTTCTATTTCCTTTAGTGCGCATCATGGAAGACATTGTCGGCTTTTTAACTAAAAAAACACTACGCAAAAACACCGACCCCAAAGCCGCTCAAAAAATTGCCTTGGCAGATTTACGCGCTGCTGTATCTATCGCTTCCAACTCCCGTTTATTTACCCAAGCGGAGGAAAAAATTGTGCTTTCCAGCGCGCAGTTCTGCGTGCGAAAAATTAAAGAAATCCAAGTGCCTTTGGACCAAGTCTACATGCTATACGCGCAAGACACTATAGCAGACACTTTCATCAAAGCCCACTTGGATATGCACACCCGCTTTCCGGTCTATGAAACACCGGAGGACCGACAAAGCATCATCGGTTATTTGAATTTTAAGGATATTTTCAATGCCACGAAAACAGCCGCGTCCGGAGTTTCCCCCACCACGCGCTCTATCTTGCGCCCAATCATGCGTTTAGATGAAGATACTCCGATCTCTACCGCCTTGCAACAACTCATGAAAGCCAAGCAACATATTTGTCTGGTGACCGATGACGAACAAATTACCGGTATTTTAACGTTGGAAGACATTTTTGAAGAATTGGTGGGTGAAATTGAAGACGAATATGATTTCTTCCCGGCGTATATACGTCCGTTTGGTAACGGTTTAGTGGTCAGTGCCACGGCCCGTATACAGGACGTTTTCAAAGAATTAAATATACCGATTCCTGCAGATATCCCCGCTCAGCAAACTGCCCAACAATGGGCCGAACAACAGGCCGGACACGCACTGGTCTCCAGCGAAACCGTTTGTGCTAACGGGCTGCAGGTGGCTGCCCGCAAATTCCGCCGGCGCAAATTGATGGAAATGTTGGTAACGAAATTGTAATACTTCTGCTGTAGAAAGTTTGCGGAAAATTAGCCTAAATTTTTCCATTGGCTTTTAAGCTGTAGTGCTCGCCTTTTCCAATGATAATATGATCATGTACGGTAATGCCAAACAAAGCGGCCGCACGGGCCACATCTTTGGTCATGGCCACATCGTCCATGGACGGCGTTGGATCTCCGGAAGGATGATTATGCACTAAAATAACAGCCGAGGCTTTGGCAGTAAGCACATGCTCTACAATCTGACGCGGTGTAATGCTGATTCGGTCTAAGCTACCACGACAAATAATCTCCGTTCCTATCACGGTATTACGCACCGATAAGTAGATCAATTCCAAACATTCTTCGCTATGGCCTGCTAAGGAGGCTTTGCAATAATTCAAAACTTCTTCCGGCGTATGAATAACTGCTTTTTCCTTTACTTCATCCAAACTATATTTTTTGAACACATCGCGAATGAGTTTCAAAAACAGAGCGCTTTGTTTTCCGATACCGGGCACGGCACATAATTCCTCTAGCGGAGCATCCAAAACAGCCGAAAGCGTACCAAAACGCTTCAGTAGCGCCCACGCTAGCGGTTTGGTGTCTCGCCGTGCGATACAATACGTCAGCAACAACTCCAGCGTCTCATGATCTAAAAAATGATCCAGCCCGCCGGAAGCAAATTTCTGGCGGATACGCTCTCGGTGTCCCATATAAGAAGGTTTTTCCATGTCCCCCATAATTTAATTATATGTTTTTTCTGTACTATTTTTAATGCTAGAATAAAAAGAAAGTTTTATTTTGTCTTTTGACAGGAGTTGATATGGCTTTGAAAATAGCGGTTATCGGAGGCGGTCCTGCCGGATATCCGGCCGCACAAACAGCGGCTCGTTTGGGAGCGGAAGTTACTTTAATCGAACAAGCTCAATTGGGCGGTGTGTGTCTGCATTGCGGGTGCATTCCTTCCAAATCTTTGTTGGATGCCGCCCACCGCTTAGACATTGCGCGTGATATTTCTCGCTTCTTAGAGGGAGATCTGACTACTCTGCCGGCAGTTTCGTGGAAGAATATTCAAAAAAGGCAACAAACTGTTACCCAAAAATTAGCTACCGGCGTGACGGCTCTAATGAAACAAGCCAAGGTAACCGTGTTGCAAGGTACCGCCTCATTTATGGATGCACATACTTTAGCGGTACAAACGCCGGAAGGGGCACAAACCGTAGCCTTTGACAAAGCCATCATAGCTACCGGTTCGCAAGCATTTATCCCCGCCCCGTTTGACCAATTATCCGGTTGTTTATATGACAACAGTACGATTTTTCAATTGCCCGCTCTACCCAACAAGTTAGTAATCGTTGGAGGCGGAGCAATTGGCTGCGAAATGGCTACTTTTATGGCGGCTTTGGGAGTGGAAGTGCATTTGATTGAAATGCAACAAAGACTACTACCCGCCATGGATGAAGGGTTGGCCCGCGTAGCAACTAAATCCTTACAAAAACGCGGAGTACATATTTTAACCGGCCAAGCCGTTACGCAGGCCCGTATAGAAGGAAAACAAGCCATCCTTACATTATCAGACGGTTCTACCCTAACTACTCCGGCCGTATTAGCCGCTATTGGACGCTCTTGTGATTTGACCGCATTACATCCGGAGCGCGCAGGTTTAACATGGAACCGCAAAGGTTTACAAAACGTCAATCCGATTAATTTACAAGTAGCTGACCACTTGTACGTCGCCGGAGATGTCACAGGCCTGTGCTTATTGGCGCACGCCGGTACCCGTCAGGGTATAGTAGCCGCACAAAATGCCTGTGGTCAATCTGCTGTTTATAACAATGCGCTTATTCCAAATGCAGTTTATACCTTCCCCGAATTGGCCTGCGTGGGAATGAGCAAAGCCCAAGCCCAAGCACAAGGGATTGCAATCAAACTCCACAAATCCTATTTGTTAGCAAACGGTCGGGCACAAACAATGGACGAAACCGAAGGTTATGTGGAACTCATCAGCCAGGCCGATACCGGTAAATTATTAGGGGCCAACTTGGCTTGTGCCCACGCTTCGGAACTACTCAGCGCATTAACCGTAGCGGTGGAAGCCGGTCTGACTATTTCGCAACTCAGACAGGTCGTATTTCCGCACCCCACTTTAAGTGAGGCCATTGGGGAGGCACTCGCTAAATGAAGCGGTCAATCGCTATTGTCTTGGTACGCCCGCGCGACCCCAATAATATCGGGGCCGCCGCCCGTGCAATGGCAAATTTTGGACTGAGTGATTTGCGCGTAGTAGAGCCGTATGAACCCTCTTGGCGTACCGCAGTCAGTGCCGTGGGAGCCGCTGATATTATGCAAAAAGCGCACTTGTTTGATACACTGCCGCAAGCCTTAGCCGATTGTACGGTCACCGTGGCAACAACGGCACTTAAAAACCGTCGCTTAAATGAAAAAATTGTAACACTACCCACATTCCCTGACTGGATCAACACACAACCGGCGGGTAAATTGGCTATTGTATTTGGAAATGAAAAAACCGGCCTTTCCAATGAAGATATTGAATTATGTAGTGCCGCCATGCATATCCCCACCACAGCCAAGCAACCTTCTATTAATTTAGCGCAAGCGGTTATTTTAACTTGTTATGAACTGGCCCGCGGACAAGTGCCCCCGCGCGGCAAAAGCGCCCTCAAAGCGGCTACTTTTTCGCAAGTGGAATTGGTGATTGACGAATTGGAAGGGCTCACGCAATACGTACACTTCAAACAAGACTATACCGTCAAGCAACGCAAAGCCATTTTACGCAAATTAATACAGCGTGGCGAACTGTCCAAAGGAGATTTGTTTTTCTTAAAGAAATTTGCGGCACATATTCATGGAACATTAGCCCGTAAATAAACGGGCTTTTTTGTGCCCGCTGATACGTGCGAAAATGTTACAATATAACCAAGCAAGGAGCAATCATGCAACCGAACATATTAGTCATTAATCCCGGCTCTACCTCTGATGATATCGGTTATTACCGCGGATCCGAAACGGTATTTGAGGTGACGGTTCGCTATTCACAAACCGATTTAGCCCCTTACGAAGGGAAAAATGTAACCGAACAACTACCCTTGCGCAAAAAAGTCATTTTGAATTATTTAGACGATCACCATATTCCGTTAACGGAGATCCATGCCGTCATCGGTCGTGGCGGATTTATCCGCTCCGTAGAAGGCGGTGTGTACGAAGTTAATGACCAAATGGTATCCGATTTAGAAACCGGCCGATATGGCGGCATACATGCTTGCAATTTGGGGGGCATTTTGGCGCGTGAAATCGCCAAAGATGCTCACTGCCCCAGTTTTATTGCCAATCCGGTCGTCATTGATGAAATGCAACCGATTGCCAAATATAGCGGTATGCCCGGCAATCCGCGCATATCCATTTTTCATGCCTTAAGCCAAAAACGGGTAGCCCGTTTAATTGCCGAAAAATTAGGGCATACATACGAAGAAATTAATTGCATTATCGCACATGGTGGCGGGGGCGCTTCGGTAGGCGCGCACAGACATGGCAAAGTGATTGATGTGAGCCACGGCTATGAAGGCGATGGCATCATGACCCCCCAACGTAGCGGCGCAGTGCCCTGCTCCAAGCTGGTGGAAATGTGTTTCTCCGGGAAATATACCCAAGAGGAAATCCGCCTTATGCTACGCGGCAAGGGCGGTTTAGTCGCTTACACTGGAACGTACGATATTAAAGAGTTGGAAGAATTTATTAAAACCGGGCAAAAACGCCCCGGCTCACTAATCCATTGTACCCCGGAGCAAGCCAAAGAAGCCTTAGATGCCATGATTTATCAAATGGCTAAAGAAATCGGTGCTATGGCTGTGGTGCTGGAAGGAAAAGTAGATTTTATTGCTTTAACGGGCGGACAAATGTATAGCAAATATATTCCGCCTGAAATCGGGCGGCAAGTGGGGTGGATTGCCCCTATTTATGTGTTTCCGGGCAGCGAAGAAAAAGATGCCCTGCGCGACGCAGCAAGCCGCGCTTTGGAAAATCCCTCTATAGTAAAACATTATTCGTAAAGGAGTCATAACATGAAGTTTAAGAGTTTTGAAGACCTGATTAATCAGGTAAAAGGAAAATCAAATCGTGTCGTCGTCCCCGGCGCCAACAATTCCGAGGCGTTGCAAGCCATCAAAATGGCAGACGAAAACGGCTTGATTTCTCATGGTATTTTAATTGGTCCTATCGCCCAAGTAAAAGAAATGGTGAAGAAAATCGGATTGCCGGAAGAAAAATTCGATTTCATTGATTGCGAAGATGTCCCCACCATGTGCAAATTGGCCGTAGATCAAATTTTGGCCGGAAAGGGTGATTTCCTGATTAAAGGATTAGTAGATACAAAATACTACATGAAAGCTATTTTGAACAAAGAAGCTCATTTGGTTCCGGAAGGTGCTTTGTTGTCTCACTTCGTTTTGTATAGCACCCCGAAATATCACAAACCTTTTGCGGTTACGGACAGTGCTGTAGTGATTGCTCCTACGTTGGAACAAAAAGCTAAAATCATTCAAAACGCCGTCAACACCATGCACAAATTGGGCTTAGAAACTCCTAAAGTGGCTTGCGTGTGCCCGGTAGAAAAAGTGAATGAAAAAATCCCCAGCACCGTAGATGCCGCCACGTTAGCGCAAATGAACGGCGAAGGGAAAATCACCGGTTGTGTAGTGGAAGGACCTTATGATTTTTATATTTCCATGTCTGCCCAACGCGCTGCTGAAAAAGGAATCACGGGCAAACAAGTAGCCGGTGATGCTGATATTTTGATGTTGCCGGACTTGGACGCGGCCAACCCGCTTTATAAAGCCTTAGCTTTCTTCGGCGATCACATGGAAGCGGCGGCTGTACTGGTCGGTCCGAAAATTCCCGTCATTTTGCCCTCCCGCGCAGATGACCCGAAAGTCAAACTCAACGCTATTGCGCTGTGCTCTTTCTTAAAAGATCAAAAATAACCGTTTAGGAGGCCGGACTATCCGGCCTCCCTTTCTTTTATGTACGAAAAGTTTCTTGCGTTTCTAAATCGGCATTACCGCCGGTATCACGATGTATTATTTTATATTTTCACCTTGGGAATTATCGCTGTTACCACGGTAGTGGCCGTTCATATCTCCAAACAAAAAGATAGTTTAGATTTACAAAATTCTTATATCAAAGAGATTGCCGTTTCCCAATTTACAATTCAAGAAAAACCCATTTATATTGCTCTACAGGAATTAGGACTCACCAACCGCGAAGTGCTAAATATCGTAGAAAAATTAAATTCCGTAACCGATACCCGCAAACTCCAGCCGGCAGACACCTACTCTATTTCCACTACTACGGACGGTCGCTTTGCGATGCTACTGCTTCATAAGGGGCTCAGTCACTATTATGTGGCTGATGTGGCAGGACAATTAGTAACCGGTGTATCGGATATGGAAGTAAAAACCCGCGTTAAACATACAGCCGGAAAAATTGAAGGGTCGCTTTTCCAATCTATGCTCAAAGACGGCATTACCACCTCGCTGGTATTGGACTTGACCGATGCTTTTTCTTGGGCAATTGATTTTAATACGGAAACCCGCAACGGCGATGAATTTGCCGCCGTGTGGGAAGAAAACTATACGGCCGATGGCACCATTACCAGTCAAGAACTGGTAGCCGCCTATTACAAAGGCCAAGCGGCTGGGGAGCATTACGCTTTTTACTATGAGGATGAATTTTTTGATCAGACCGGCAAAATTAGCAAAAAAATGTTCTTAAAATCGCCGATTAGCTTCCGCGGGGTGCGTATTACGTCGCGCTTTAATCCAAGTCGTATGCATCCCATTTTACGCATCCGCAGACCGCATTTAGGAATTGATTATGCCGCCCCTGTCGGCACGCCCATTCAAGCAGTGGCCGACGGAGTAGTAACCTTCGTAGGCACTAAAGGCGGCTTTGGGAAATACTTGGAAATACGTCACGCCAATAATTATGTTACCTCATACGGTCACTTAAGCCGCTACGCCG encodes the following:
- the radC gene encoding DNA repair protein RadC, which gives rise to MEKPSYMGHRERIRQKFASGGLDHFLDHETLELLLTYCIARRDTKPLAWALLKRFGTLSAVLDAPLEELCAVPGIGKQSALFLKLIRDVFKKYSLDEVKEKAVIHTPEEVLNYCKASLAGHSEECLELIYLSVRNTVIGTEIICRGSLDRISITPRQIVEHVLTAKASAVILVHNHPSGDPTPSMDDVAMTKDVARAAALFGITVHDHIIIGKGEHYSLKANGKI
- a CDS encoding HlyC/CorC family transporter; amino-acid sequence: MMALFIIVLMLILNALLAAYEMALASIARTQLSISVQEKKKGAESALYMKDHIEGSLATIQIGISLVGAIAAAVGGADADKIFTPWLQNTLHLHHHLAHIVSVILVVLPLSFVTIVFAELTPTTFALKNKEWVVLSLSPYMRYLYNFLFPLVRIMEDIVGFLTKKTLRKNTDPKAAQKIALADLRAAVSIASNSRLFTQAEEKIVLSSAQFCVRKIKEIQVPLDQVYMLYAQDTIADTFIKAHLDMHTRFPVYETPEDRQSIIGYLNFKDIFNATKTAASGVSPTTRSILRPIMRLDEDTPISTALQQLMKAKQHICLVTDDEQITGILTLEDIFEELVGEIEDEYDFFPAYIRPFGNGLVVSATARIQDVFKELNIPIPADIPAQQTAQQWAEQQAGHALVSSETVCANGLQVAARKFRRRKLMEMLVTKL
- the lpdA gene encoding dihydrolipoyl dehydrogenase, whose protein sequence is MALKIAVIGGGPAGYPAAQTAARLGAEVTLIEQAQLGGVCLHCGCIPSKSLLDAAHRLDIARDISRFLEGDLTTLPAVSWKNIQKRQQTVTQKLATGVTALMKQAKVTVLQGTASFMDAHTLAVQTPEGAQTVAFDKAIIATGSQAFIPAPFDQLSGCLYDNSTIFQLPALPNKLVIVGGGAIGCEMATFMAALGVEVHLIEMQQRLLPAMDEGLARVATKSLQKRGVHILTGQAVTQARIEGKQAILTLSDGSTLTTPAVLAAIGRSCDLTALHPERAGLTWNRKGLQNVNPINLQVADHLYVAGDVTGLCLLAHAGTRQGIVAAQNACGQSAVYNNALIPNAVYTFPELACVGMSKAQAQAQGIAIKLHKSYLLANGRAQTMDETEGYVELISQADTGKLLGANLACAHASELLSALTVAVEAGLTISQLRQVVFPHPTLSEAIGEALAK
- a CDS encoding inositol monophosphatase; this encodes MKNEFAVLQECLYTAGNIAKRHFGKVSYHLKGRDNLITKADVACQKAILKIIQKNFPQHDFLAEENGLRNTGSPWRWIIDPIDGTTNFAHHMPHFSTSIALAYQNEIVLGGVYDASMDELFLARKGRGATLNGKKIRVSSVKKVERSLLVTGFPYGKEKRIQELLKPFENFLLSCHDVRRLGSAALDLCWVASGRFDGYWEDSLNPWDVSAGKLILEEAGGKVTLYNGRPWKQVEQFGQQLLASNGLIHRQMCAIIKKSTSR
- a CDS encoding type II secretion system protein, producing MLLKNNRAFTLIELLVVVLIIGILSAIALPQYEKAVAKARAAEILLFIRDAKQALALYVLENGVPTEGCHDFDEDASGLSVELPMASLKNKGYSPSVVVCEPDADASHIWVRKNDNTLYVTVHGNLVTSKWTYHECAAKSTAGLAICKVLKQEGFSCFDINTEKPC
- the deoD gene encoding purine-nucleoside phosphorylase, with product MSQIPTPHINAKANDFAETILLPGDPLRAKFIAENFLENAKQVTSVRNVLGFTGTYQGKPISVMGTGMGCASMGIYSYELMHFYGCKNLIRIGTAGALTPKLNVGDIVLAQGACTNSNYVKRFGLPGDYACIASYTLLRKAADTAEKLGLPYAVGNVVTSDMFYAPQKVAPAGMTWADMGVLAVEMETAALYANAAAAGANALTILTISDSEFSGHITTAEERQNSFTNMMKLALQLA